The Setaria italica strain Yugu1 chromosome IX, Setaria_italica_v2.0, whole genome shotgun sequence genome has a window encoding:
- the LOC101766486 gene encoding transcription factor ILI3, with amino-acid sequence MSGHRAGRINDDEINELISKLQSVLPESSRRGAAGRSSASKLLQETCQYIRRLHREVDDLNNRLSELMETMDGDSPQADIIRSLLRSL; translated from the exons ATGTCGGGGCACCGAGCCGGCAGGATCAACGACGATGAGATCAACGAGCTCATCTCCAAGCTCCAGTCCGTCCTCCCCGAGTCATCCCGCCGCGGAGCCGCCGGTCGG TCGTCGGCGTCAAAGCTGCTGCAGGAGACGTGCCAGTACATCAGGAGGCTGCACCGGGAGGTCGACGACCTCAACAACAGGCTGTCAGAGCTCATGGAGACCATGGACGGCGACAGCCCCCAGGCCGACATCATCCGCAGCCTCCTCCGCTCGCTCTAG